One segment of Porticoccus hydrocarbonoclasticus MCTG13d DNA contains the following:
- the nspC gene encoding carboxynorspermidine decarboxylase has protein sequence MTGNNAITVVAQNALETFDPDRVPSPCFVVDELAVERNLKILHRVQEESGAKVLAALKAFSLWRLAPLVAKYLSGTCASGLHEARLGREEYGGEVHVFSAAYTERDLREILKLADHVVFNSFGQWQRFQPLIQEARIARPHLRFGLRINPQHSEGDVPIYDPCAPCSRLGIPLSQFEGQSLEGITGLHFHTLCEQDVEPLKRTLVAVEEKFGHLLPQMEWVNFGGGHHITEPGYQVDELIELIRDFSARYQVQVFLEPGEAVAIHTGVLVTEVLDLAWNDMAQAILDTSATCHMPDILEMPYRPTVIGAGLPGELAHNYRLGGMTCLAGDVIGDYSFASPLEVGRRLVFDDMSHYTMVKTTTFNGINLPSIALWNPETDQLRVIRQFGYEDFRQRLS, from the coding sequence TTGACAGGTAATAACGCAATAACGGTAGTTGCACAAAACGCGCTGGAAACATTTGACCCCGATAGGGTGCCTTCGCCCTGTTTCGTGGTGGATGAATTGGCGGTGGAGCGAAATCTTAAAATTCTGCATCGGGTACAGGAAGAAAGTGGCGCCAAAGTGCTGGCGGCGTTGAAAGCCTTTTCACTTTGGCGATTGGCGCCGCTGGTAGCCAAATACCTGTCTGGCACCTGTGCCAGTGGCTTGCATGAGGCAAGACTCGGCCGCGAGGAGTACGGCGGCGAGGTACATGTGTTTTCTGCGGCCTATACGGAACGGGATCTGCGGGAAATTCTCAAGCTGGCCGACCATGTGGTGTTCAATTCGTTCGGCCAATGGCAGCGTTTTCAACCGCTGATACAGGAAGCCAGAATAGCCCGTCCCCATTTGCGCTTTGGTCTGCGTATCAACCCACAGCACTCCGAGGGCGATGTGCCCATCTATGATCCCTGTGCCCCCTGTTCCCGACTGGGTATTCCCCTGTCACAGTTTGAAGGGCAATCTCTGGAGGGTATTACCGGGCTGCATTTTCATACCCTCTGTGAACAGGATGTGGAACCCCTGAAGCGGACTCTGGTGGCGGTAGAGGAGAAATTCGGACACCTGCTACCGCAGATGGAGTGGGTGAACTTTGGTGGCGGCCACCACATTACCGAGCCGGGTTATCAGGTGGATGAGTTGATCGAGCTGATCAGGGATTTCAGCGCCCGCTACCAGGTGCAGGTATTTCTCGAGCCCGGCGAAGCGGTCGCGATCCACACCGGGGTGCTGGTCACCGAGGTGCTGGATCTGGCCTGGAACGACATGGCCCAGGCAATCCTCGATACCTCTGCCACCTGCCACATGCCGGATATTCTGGAGATGCCCTACCGTCCAACCGTCATCGGTGCCGGGTTGCCCGGTGAATTGGCCCACAATTATCGGCTTGGTGGCATGACCTGTCTGGCGGGGGATGTGATTGGCGATTACAGCTTTGCGTCACCTCTCGAAGTGGGGCGGCGACTGGTCTTTGATGATATGAGCCATTACACCATGGTCAAAACGACGACCTTCAATGGCATCAATTTGCCCTCGATTGCCCTGTGGAACCCGGAAACCGACCAGTTGCGGGTGATTCGTCAATTTGGTTATGAGGATTTCAGACAACGCCTGAGCTGA
- the ubiD gene encoding 4-hydroxy-3-polyprenylbenzoate decarboxylase, producing MKYTDLREFIQFLEQRGELKRISAEIDPYLEMTEICDRTLRAGGPALLFENPRGFDIPVLGNLFGTPERVAMGMGQENVAALREVGELLAFLREPEPPKGVRDLWEKRHKFKPILNMPAKVVKNAPCQEVIIEDAEVDLGKLPIQTCWPGDAGPLITWPLVITRGPEKERQNLGIYRQQVIGKNKLIMRWLSHRGGALDFRDWQLAHPGEPFPVAVALGADPATILGAVTPVPDTLSEYAFAGLLRGEKTRVVKCLGSNLQVPASAEFILEGYLYPDEMADEGPFGDHTGYYNEVDRFPVFTVERITHRRDPIYHSTYTGRPPDEPAILGVALNEVFVPILKKQFPEIVDFYLPPEGCSYRMAVVTMKKQYPGHAKRVMMGVWSFLRQFMYTKFVVVTDDDINARDWQDVIWAMTTRMDPRRDTVIIDNTPIDYLDFASPVSGLGSKIGFDATNKFPGETHREWGRPITMEPAVKNRIDEIWDSLGIEGN from the coding sequence ATGAAATATACCGACCTGCGAGAATTCATTCAGTTTCTGGAACAACGCGGTGAGCTTAAGCGCATCTCCGCAGAAATCGATCCCTATCTGGAAATGACCGAAATCTGTGACCGAACCCTGCGGGCTGGCGGCCCCGCCCTGTTATTCGAAAATCCCAGGGGCTTTGACATCCCGGTGCTGGGCAACCTGTTTGGCACACCGGAACGGGTCGCCATGGGTATGGGCCAGGAGAATGTCGCCGCCCTGCGCGAGGTCGGCGAACTGCTGGCCTTTCTGCGGGAACCGGAACCGCCAAAAGGCGTTAGGGATCTCTGGGAGAAACGCCATAAATTCAAACCCATCCTCAATATGCCCGCCAAGGTGGTGAAAAATGCACCCTGCCAGGAAGTCATTATTGAGGACGCCGAGGTGGATCTTGGCAAACTGCCCATCCAGACCTGCTGGCCCGGGGATGCAGGCCCACTGATCACCTGGCCCCTGGTCATTACCAGAGGACCGGAAAAAGAGCGCCAGAATCTCGGCATCTACCGGCAGCAGGTAATCGGCAAAAACAAGTTGATCATGCGCTGGCTGTCCCACCGCGGCGGCGCGCTGGACTTCCGCGACTGGCAACTGGCGCATCCGGGGGAACCCTTCCCGGTAGCCGTCGCCCTGGGCGCGGACCCGGCGACCATTCTGGGCGCTGTCACCCCGGTGCCGGATACCCTGTCCGAATACGCGTTTGCCGGACTGCTGCGCGGTGAGAAAACCCGCGTGGTCAAGTGCCTGGGCAGCAACCTTCAGGTCCCCGCCAGCGCGGAATTCATTCTCGAGGGTTATCTCTATCCCGATGAAATGGCCGACGAGGGGCCCTTTGGTGACCACACCGGTTACTACAATGAAGTGGACCGGTTTCCGGTGTTCACCGTGGAGCGCATCACCCATCGCCGCGACCCCATCTATCACAGCACTTACACCGGCAGACCACCGGATGAGCCGGCCATTCTCGGCGTGGCACTGAACGAGGTGTTCGTGCCCATTCTGAAAAAACAGTTTCCGGAAATTGTCGACTTTTATCTGCCACCGGAGGGTTGCTCCTACCGGATGGCCGTGGTCACCATGAAAAAACAGTATCCGGGGCATGCCAAGCGCGTGATGATGGGAGTATGGTCATTTTTGCGGCAGTTCATGTACACCAAATTCGTGGTGGTCACCGATGATGATATCAATGCGAGGGACTGGCAGGATGTGATCTGGGCCATGACGACCCGGATGGATCCGCGACGGGATACGGTGATTATCGACAACACCCCTATCGATTACCTGGATTTTGCATCGCCGGTCTCAGGACTTGGCTCAAAAATCGGTTTCGATGCCACCAACAAATTTCCTGGCGAAACCCATCGCGAATGGGGTCGGCCCATCACCATGGAGCCCGCCGTCAAGAACAGAATCGACGAGATCTGGGACTCTTTGGGAATTGAGGGAAATTAA
- a CDS encoding EAL domain-containing protein, with protein sequence MSEAFLPLLQNTTLLLAVVLLYDMSRSLHPPIRPSLNHIVVGLIMGTIAAALMLSPFTFAPGIQFDTRSVLILLTGLFFGALPTIVTVTIASLFRLYQGGAGAWTGVAVILASGTLGLLWRHLRASSQTTLGWAELYSLGIVAHVLMLALMLTLPGDQASAVLAIITLPVILIYPIATVLLGLLMAKRLRQEQSASRLEENEERLRLALSAAGLGLVDIDLQSGGLVVNEGYNRILGRSLDQSHETLSGALACIHPDDRQHTLDTFRHYLNNSARKQPGELYQEFRIRDNAENWIWVASLSKLVAWDDRGVPSRMLATLTNINPRKEFEQGLETAHRETTRLLHESTQARLALLGVLEDHKAAERALRESERALNEVSRIALVGGWEYDCDSEIMQWTEQTCENFGVANNIAPSFSLIFSLLETADRNTLKESLEGCLNEGKPIDLELSILRDRQVIWLRFVAKAARNKLHRVTRLRGTVQDITQRKLAIEKQQQSYNLLMKLAAQVPGMIFQFQLFPDGTSAIPWCSPAISNILGLEAADVADDASAAFDRIDPDDVTRLRTQIRISAEELCPLHTEFRVLLPEQITEWRLCDAIPERLSDGSTLWHGIITDIHSRKENEEALKLAGLVYQNSNEAMMVTDPVGTIIDVNQTFTTMTGYSLQNVVGQNPSILRSGKHPTSFYARMWKSLETTGHWEGELWNKRKSGEIFAEWLSINAVYNPDGSVHRWVAQFSDITEKKANEQLIWEQANFDPLTELPNRRMFYDRLGQEIKKAHRSALSMAVLFIDLDHFKEVNDTLGHEKGDQLLVEAASRIGHCIRETDTVARLGGDEFIIILSELKERSTIERVLTGLLTRLSEPYQLDSDVAFVSASIGVTLYPEDATDIEGLLKNADQAMYAAKKEGRNGYQYFTQSMQESALKRMRIVNDLRMGLEKLELWVAYQPIINLRTGDIHKAEALMRWQHPIEGLIGPDTFIPIAEETGLIHLIGHRLFEDVAVMSQSLRENFHPEFQISMNVSPVQLNNRSKNVFQLWRESMFDLGLPGQAVVLEITEGLLLEQRTIVTEQLLAFRDAGIQVALDDFGTGYSSLSYLKKFDIDYLKIDKSFVSNLQLGSEDLALCEAIIVMAHKLGIEVIAEGVETGEQRDLLTAAGCDYAQGYLFAKPMAGDSFKAHLLAAQTSPATKQLP encoded by the coding sequence ATGAGTGAGGCCTTTCTGCCACTCCTGCAAAATACAACCCTGTTACTCGCGGTGGTGCTGCTTTATGACATGAGCCGATCACTGCATCCACCCATCAGGCCATCCCTCAACCATATTGTGGTTGGCCTGATCATGGGCACCATCGCTGCTGCCCTGATGCTGTCGCCCTTCACCTTTGCACCGGGTATCCAGTTTGACACACGTTCAGTGCTGATCTTGCTGACAGGCCTTTTTTTTGGTGCCCTGCCGACCATCGTTACTGTGACAATCGCCTCGCTCTTCCGGCTTTATCAGGGCGGGGCCGGTGCCTGGACTGGCGTCGCGGTGATTCTCGCCTCCGGCACACTGGGCCTGCTGTGGCGACACTTAAGGGCCAGCTCACAGACCACGCTGGGCTGGGCAGAGCTGTACAGTCTTGGCATTGTGGCGCATGTCCTCATGTTGGCGTTGATGCTGACCCTGCCCGGTGATCAGGCAAGTGCAGTACTGGCGATTATCACCCTTCCCGTAATACTGATTTATCCGATTGCGACCGTACTGCTGGGCCTGCTGATGGCAAAGCGGCTGCGACAGGAGCAGAGCGCCAGCCGCCTGGAAGAGAATGAAGAACGGCTCCGACTGGCATTGTCTGCGGCGGGGCTGGGGCTGGTAGACATTGATTTACAAAGCGGCGGACTGGTTGTCAACGAGGGTTACAACCGGATTCTGGGACGCAGTCTAGACCAATCCCATGAAACACTCAGCGGTGCCCTTGCCTGTATCCACCCCGATGACAGACAACACACTCTGGATACCTTTCGGCACTACCTGAATAACAGTGCGCGCAAACAACCCGGCGAGCTCTATCAGGAATTTCGCATCCGGGATAATGCCGAAAACTGGATCTGGGTCGCGTCACTCAGCAAGCTGGTGGCATGGGATGATAGAGGAGTCCCATCCCGCATGCTGGCCACCCTCACCAATATCAATCCGAGGAAGGAGTTTGAACAGGGCCTTGAGACTGCCCATCGGGAGACGACCCGCCTGCTCCATGAGTCAACCCAGGCACGACTGGCATTGCTGGGAGTACTGGAGGATCATAAGGCTGCCGAACGGGCACTGAGGGAGAGCGAAAGGGCGCTCAATGAAGTCAGCCGTATCGCCCTGGTAGGTGGCTGGGAATACGATTGCGATTCAGAAATTATGCAATGGACGGAGCAAACCTGTGAAAATTTCGGCGTTGCAAACAATATCGCTCCCAGCTTTTCGTTGATCTTTTCGCTGCTTGAGACCGCCGATCGTAACACCCTGAAGGAGTCGCTGGAAGGGTGCCTCAACGAGGGAAAACCCATCGATCTCGAGCTTTCCATCCTCAGGGACAGGCAGGTTATCTGGCTGCGATTTGTCGCCAAGGCCGCCCGGAACAAGCTGCATCGTGTCACCCGGCTGAGGGGTACTGTACAGGATATTACCCAGCGGAAGCTGGCCATCGAAAAGCAACAGCAGAGCTATAACCTGCTGATGAAGCTGGCCGCCCAGGTACCCGGCATGATCTTCCAGTTTCAACTGTTTCCCGACGGCACCAGTGCGATTCCGTGGTGCAGCCCGGCTATCAGTAACATTCTAGGGCTTGAAGCCGCCGACGTGGCAGATGATGCTTCGGCAGCGTTCGATCGCATTGATCCCGATGATGTCACCCGTCTGCGAACCCAGATACGTATTTCAGCCGAAGAGCTCTGCCCACTGCATACGGAATTCCGGGTCCTGTTGCCGGAACAGATAACCGAGTGGCGGCTATGCGATGCCATTCCGGAGAGGCTCAGCGACGGCAGTACACTCTGGCACGGGATCATCACTGATATCCATAGCCGCAAGGAAAACGAGGAAGCCCTGAAGCTGGCAGGTCTGGTCTACCAGAACAGTAATGAAGCCATGATGGTCACCGACCCGGTCGGCACCATTATTGATGTTAACCAGACCTTCACCACCATGACCGGCTATTCCCTCCAGAATGTTGTTGGCCAAAACCCCAGTATTTTGCGCTCCGGCAAGCATCCAACGAGTTTTTATGCGCGTATGTGGAAGTCCCTGGAAACCACTGGGCACTGGGAAGGGGAGTTGTGGAACAAACGAAAAAGTGGCGAAATTTTTGCCGAATGGCTTTCCATCAACGCTGTCTATAACCCCGACGGATCGGTTCATCGCTGGGTCGCACAGTTCTCCGACATCACGGAAAAGAAAGCCAATGAACAACTCATTTGGGAACAGGCCAACTTTGACCCATTAACCGAGTTGCCCAACCGCCGGATGTTTTACGATCGCCTGGGACAGGAAATCAAAAAAGCTCACCGCTCGGCATTGTCGATGGCCGTGCTGTTTATCGATCTTGATCATTTCAAGGAGGTCAACGATACCCTGGGCCACGAAAAAGGCGATCAGCTACTGGTTGAAGCCGCCAGCAGAATTGGTCACTGTATACGCGAGACCGATACCGTGGCCAGGCTCGGTGGTGATGAGTTCATTATCATTCTCAGCGAACTGAAAGAGCGCTCAACCATTGAACGGGTATTGACCGGCTTGCTCACACGCCTTTCCGAGCCCTATCAACTTGACAGTGATGTCGCGTTTGTCAGCGCCAGTATCGGTGTTACTCTTTATCCCGAGGATGCTACCGATATTGAGGGGCTACTGAAAAACGCTGACCAGGCCATGTACGCAGCCAAAAAAGAAGGGCGCAACGGCTACCAATACTTTACCCAGTCCATGCAGGAATCCGCCCTCAAGCGGATGCGTATCGTCAACGACCTCAGGATGGGGCTGGAAAAGCTCGAATTATGGGTCGCCTATCAGCCGATCATCAATTTGCGAACCGGCGACATTCACAAGGCCGAAGCTCTGATGCGCTGGCAACATCCCATTGAGGGATTAATCGGCCCTGATACCTTTATCCCGATAGCCGAGGAAACCGGCCTGATTCATCTGATTGGCCATCGCCTGTTCGAAGATGTCGCGGTGATGTCTCAATCCCTGCGCGAGAATTTCCATCCGGAATTCCAGATCAGTATGAATGTCTCACCCGTACAACTGAATAACCGCAGTAAAAACGTGTTTCAACTTTGGCGTGAATCGATGTTTGATCTGGGTCTGCCGGGACAGGCAGTGGTGCTGGAAATTACCGAGGGTTTACTGCTTGAGCAGCGCACCATTGTTACCGAGCAGCTGCTGGCCTTCCGGGATGCCGGTATTCAGGTAGCCCTGGATGATTTTGGCACCGGCTACTCGTCACTGTCCTATTTGAAAAAATTTGATATTGATTACCTGAAAATTGACAAGAGCTTTGTCAGCAATCTGCAGCTCGGCAGTGAAGACCTGGCCCTGTGCGAGGCCATTATTGTGATGGCCCACAAGCTGGGCATAGAAGTCATTGCCGAGGGGGTGGAAACCGGCGAACAGCGGGACCTGCTGACAGCCGCCGGTTGTGACTATGCCCAGGGCTACCTGTTTGCCAAACCCATGGCCGGGGATTCCTTTAAGGCCCATTTGCTGGCGGCGCAAACATCACCCGCAACAAAGCAGTTGCCCTGA
- a CDS encoding DUF2784 domain-containing protein, translated as MAYFFLILIVALVHFGFVLFVIAGGLLAFQWPTILWWHLAGALYGIAIMLVGWRCPLTRLEAWLRERRGERLVTQWEFLRHYVWSHIGLRGNEWFITVVLMMAMVLFNYRAYRFVIVGS; from the coding sequence ATGGCCTACTTTTTTCTGATTTTAATTGTGGCACTGGTGCATTTCGGTTTCGTACTGTTTGTGATCGCCGGTGGTTTGCTGGCTTTCCAGTGGCCCACCATACTCTGGTGGCACCTGGCCGGGGCGCTGTATGGCATTGCGATTATGCTGGTAGGTTGGCGTTGTCCTCTCACCAGACTGGAGGCTTGGCTGCGTGAGCGTCGCGGTGAGCGACTGGTAACCCAGTGGGAGTTTCTGCGCCACTATGTCTGGTCCCATATCGGCCTGCGTGGCAACGAGTGGTTTATTACAGTGGTATTGATGATGGCAATGGTGCTGTTCAACTACCGGGCATATCGGTTTGTCATCGTGGGGAGTTAG
- a CDS encoding encapsulin-associated ferritin-like protein, whose product MANEGYHEPINELTDKTRDMHRAITSLMEELEAVDWYNQRVDACKDPELQAILAHNRDEEKEHAAMVLEWIRRQDPTFDHELKDYLFTEKPIAHK is encoded by the coding sequence ATGGCCAATGAAGGTTACCACGAACCCATTAACGAATTGACCGATAAAACAAGGGATATGCACCGTGCCATCACCTCATTGATGGAGGAACTGGAGGCTGTTGACTGGTACAACCAGCGAGTGGATGCCTGTAAGGACCCCGAGCTGCAAGCCATTCTGGCTCACAATCGCGATGAGGAGAAAGAGCACGCCGCGATGGTGCTGGAATGGATTCGCCGTCAGGATCCGACCTTTGATCACGAACTGAAAGATTACCTGTTTACTGAAAAACCCATTGCCCACAAGTAA
- a CDS encoding saccharopine dehydrogenase family protein: MAKKVEELSMAKVLIIGAGGVGGVVTHKCAQLPDVFEEIVLASRTEAKCRHIASQLDRSIETAQVDADNVPELVALINRVKPDLVINVALPYQDLTIMDACLEAGVNYLDTANYEPLDTARFEYSWQWAYQDKFKQAGLMALLGSGFDPGATNVFTAYIAKHYFDEIHTLDIIDVNGGDHGYPFATNFNPEINIREVTAECRHWENGEFVTTPAMSTRQSFTCPDGVGTYNIYRMYHEELESLVKNFPSLKRAQFWMSFGESYLKHLEVLGNVGMTGIEPVDFNGQQIVPIQFLKRLLPDPASLGPRTKGKTCIGCVVTGVKDGESKTVYLYNICDHQECYAEVQSQAISYTTGVPAMIGAKMMLEGKWLQPGVWNLEQLDPDPFMADMNRYGLPWTVIEDYQS, encoded by the coding sequence CTGGCAAAAAAGGTTGAGGAGTTAAGCATGGCAAAAGTACTCATTATCGGTGCCGGTGGGGTCGGTGGCGTTGTGACCCACAAGTGCGCCCAGTTGCCGGATGTCTTTGAGGAGATAGTCCTCGCCAGTCGCACCGAAGCGAAATGTCGGCACATTGCCTCGCAGCTTGATCGCTCCATTGAGACCGCACAGGTAGATGCGGACAATGTGCCGGAGCTGGTGGCGCTGATCAATCGCGTCAAACCGGATCTGGTGATCAACGTGGCGCTACCCTACCAGGACCTGACTATCATGGACGCCTGTCTGGAAGCGGGGGTCAATTACCTGGATACAGCCAACTACGAGCCGCTGGATACCGCCAGGTTCGAGTACAGCTGGCAGTGGGCCTATCAGGACAAATTTAAACAGGCGGGGCTGATGGCGCTGCTTGGTTCCGGGTTCGATCCCGGCGCCACCAACGTGTTTACCGCCTACATCGCCAAGCACTACTTCGATGAAATTCACACCCTGGACATTATCGACGTCAACGGTGGCGATCACGGCTATCCGTTTGCCACCAACTTCAACCCGGAGATCAACATCCGCGAAGTGACCGCCGAGTGTCGCCACTGGGAAAACGGCGAGTTCGTCACCACTCCGGCGATGTCCACTAGGCAGTCCTTCACCTGTCCGGACGGCGTGGGTACTTACAATATCTATCGCATGTACCACGAAGAGCTGGAATCGCTGGTGAAAAATTTCCCCAGCCTGAAGCGTGCGCAGTTCTGGATGAGCTTTGGCGAGAGCTACCTGAAGCATCTGGAGGTGCTCGGTAACGTGGGTATGACCGGCATCGAGCCGGTGGACTTCAACGGCCAGCAGATCGTGCCGATCCAGTTTCTCAAGCGCCTGCTGCCCGATCCGGCCAGCCTCGGCCCGCGCACCAAAGGCAAGACATGCATCGGGTGCGTGGTCACAGGTGTCAAGGACGGCGAGTCGAAAACCGTTTATCTCTATAACATCTGCGATCATCAGGAATGTTATGCCGAGGTTCAATCCCAGGCGATCTCCTACACCACCGGGGTACCGGCGATGATCGGTGCCAAGATGATGCTGGAGGGTAAATGGTTGCAGCCGGGGGTATGGAATCTGGAGCAGCTGGATCCCGACCCCTTTATGGCGGACATGAATAGATACGGGTTGCCGTGGACCGTGATTGAGGACTACCAGTCCTGA
- a CDS encoding potassium channel family protein yields the protein MELVGVFGFNSIVVALAVLIHYEVLSRLATVLPMLDIRPRLRVLVAIFAAFIAHVAEIWTFALAFYLLLQVGGSALVGNFDGSLLDCIYFSFSNYTSLGYGDIEPFGHIRFLAVLEALIGLIMIGWTASFMYIEMQKFWMSGKNGRR from the coding sequence ATGGAACTTGTCGGGGTTTTTGGATTCAACTCGATCGTGGTCGCCCTGGCCGTCCTTATCCACTATGAGGTTTTATCGCGTCTGGCGACCGTTTTGCCAATGTTGGATATTCGGCCACGGTTGCGGGTCCTGGTGGCAATCTTTGCGGCCTTTATTGCCCATGTGGCGGAAATATGGACCTTTGCTCTGGCGTTTTATCTGCTGCTGCAAGTGGGGGGCAGTGCTTTGGTCGGCAACTTTGACGGTTCCCTGCTGGACTGTATTTATTTCTCTTTCAGTAACTATACATCGCTCGGCTATGGCGACATCGAGCCATTTGGCCATATCCGCTTCCTGGCGGTGCTGGAAGCCCTGATCGGTCTGATCATGATCGGCTGGACGGCCTCTTTCATGTATATCGAAATGCAGAAATTCTGGATGTCGGGCAAAAATGGTCGCCGATGA
- a CDS encoding CHASE domain-containing protein, whose protein sequence is MDATKPQMGNQGRESSLNHPLPTPIQSLQWVGFNAAVALLYFITAKASLLIYLSAGPASPIWLPAGLTVAALLIGGRRLWPGVFLGAFLSDPMLTPTAAGAIAASGYAAGVTVQALLGATLARAYLDRQALSVIPGREWHFLFSAGPLACLISPTIGASSRYLLGMLPAENVAQQWLVWWAGDSIGVVLFAPLVLLLWPNSQPGARPRYRFLLPLLMTTILLVSGSLTLSRLELAEAEANLSRQVKTLTDLSFRTLNEKILPLHAIESFFSASEQVTEEEFLRFSSHISNQPHFVRVDWAPRVAANQRQVFETGMRKQHTEFAISTVDKDWQKISAPAGDDYYPVKFSALPEGAAFNPLGLDHGQFDDRRRAINTAIRSGEATARIVDLHPSLTGVLVLFIPVFEPAAEALSNRKGSVMGFVIGIIDFRQLFLPLDLAVRANQLHYQVTGFSNSGSKTLIAGALPTDTPPGWSHSIRVADQIWQLEMAVGKDAISHAVRWSFIGFSLVAGLLVSFAVLSSRAYQLVNYQHHQAMHNNRELLNAIIESAGDQVVAVDTEFKLTAFNPAYAEFVQQVFEITPEVGQLIDSVQPKVGVDMEYASDIRSNIKKALAGTSVKTSKKVTLAGQVRVFEVSYNPIFSTDGIIIGATRIARDVTSQRELEAGLKRRLDELRRWQKATLGRESRTLELKREVNQLLLRMGKAPRYDDRDETP, encoded by the coding sequence ATGGATGCAACTAAGCCTCAAATGGGTAACCAAGGCAGGGAGTCCTCCCTAAACCACCCTCTGCCGACACCAATCCAGTCACTTCAATGGGTCGGCTTCAACGCCGCAGTGGCGTTGCTCTACTTCATCACGGCCAAAGCATCACTGCTCATTTATCTGTCCGCAGGGCCCGCCTCTCCCATCTGGCTTCCCGCCGGCCTCACTGTTGCCGCATTATTAATCGGCGGGCGGCGCCTGTGGCCCGGTGTATTTCTGGGCGCTTTTCTGTCAGACCCGATGCTGACACCAACTGCCGCAGGAGCCATTGCCGCCAGCGGCTATGCTGCAGGCGTAACGGTACAGGCACTGCTAGGCGCAACCCTGGCAAGAGCTTACCTTGATCGCCAGGCGCTATCGGTTATACCCGGTCGCGAGTGGCATTTTCTGTTCTCGGCAGGCCCCTTGGCCTGCCTTATATCACCGACTATTGGCGCCTCATCCCGCTACCTGCTGGGCATGCTGCCCGCCGAAAATGTGGCCCAGCAATGGCTGGTGTGGTGGGCAGGGGACTCCATCGGGGTAGTGCTGTTTGCCCCCTTGGTGCTGCTGCTCTGGCCAAACAGTCAACCCGGAGCCAGACCACGTTACCGGTTTCTGTTGCCACTGCTAATGACCACGATACTATTAGTGAGCGGCAGCCTCACGCTGTCGCGCCTAGAACTGGCAGAGGCCGAGGCGAACCTTTCCCGGCAGGTCAAAACACTCACAGATCTGAGCTTCCGCACTCTGAACGAAAAAATTTTACCGCTGCATGCCATAGAATCTTTTTTCTCGGCGAGTGAACAGGTAACCGAAGAAGAGTTTCTTCGATTCAGCAGCCATATCTCAAATCAGCCACATTTTGTTCGGGTAGACTGGGCGCCAAGGGTTGCTGCCAATCAACGACAGGTATTTGAAACCGGAATGCGCAAGCAGCACACTGAATTTGCCATCAGCACCGTAGATAAGGATTGGCAAAAAATCAGCGCGCCGGCAGGGGATGACTATTACCCAGTCAAATTTAGCGCCCTGCCAGAAGGTGCTGCTTTCAACCCATTAGGGCTCGACCATGGTCAGTTTGATGATCGCCGTCGGGCGATCAACACCGCCATTCGCTCAGGGGAGGCAACCGCCCGGATCGTCGATCTGCACCCCTCTCTCACCGGCGTTCTGGTTTTGTTTATCCCTGTGTTTGAGCCAGCGGCCGAGGCACTGTCCAACCGGAAAGGTTCGGTAATGGGCTTTGTGATCGGCATCATTGATTTCAGACAGCTGTTTCTGCCACTGGATCTCGCTGTCCGGGCAAATCAATTGCATTATCAGGTTACCGGCTTTTCGAACAGCGGCAGCAAAACTCTAATAGCCGGGGCTTTGCCCACCGACACCCCCCCAGGATGGAGCCACAGTATCCGCGTGGCTGACCAGATATGGCAACTGGAAATGGCGGTGGGGAAAGATGCCATCAGCCATGCAGTGCGCTGGAGTTTTATCGGTTTCTCCCTGGTGGCAGGATTGCTGGTTTCTTTCGCTGTACTCAGTAGCAGAGCCTATCAGCTGGTGAATTATCAACATCACCAGGCCATGCATAACAACAGAGAACTGCTGAATGCAATTATTGAAAGTGCCGGTGATCAGGTCGTCGCGGTGGATACCGAATTCAAACTCACCGCATTCAACCCAGCGTATGCCGAATTCGTTCAGCAAGTGTTTGAGATAACACCAGAGGTAGGCCAGCTTATCGATAGTGTTCAACCCAAAGTCGGTGTCGACATGGAGTATGCCAGTGATATTCGCAGTAATATCAAGAAAGCCCTGGCGGGGACGTCCGTCAAGACCAGCAAAAAAGTCACTCTGGCCGGTCAGGTGAGAGTGTTTGAAGTAAGCTATAACCCCATATTCAGCACCGATGGCATCATCATCGGTGCCACCCGAATTGCCCGGGACGTTACATCACAGCGGGAACTTGAGGCCGGCCTCAAGCGACGACTCGATGAGTTGCGCCGCTGGCAAAAAGCCACACTTGGCAGAGAGTCCCGCACACTCGAACTAAAGCGCGAGGTTAATCAACTGCTTTTACGTATGGGCAAAGCACCCCGCTACGATGACCGGGACGAAACACCATGA